The following proteins are co-located in the Colius striatus isolate bColStr4 chromosome 6, bColStr4.1.hap1, whole genome shotgun sequence genome:
- the CEP170B gene encoding centrosomal protein of 170 kDa protein B isoform X4, giving the protein MSVTSWFLVSSTGIRHRLPREMIFVGRDDCELMLQSRSVDKQHAVINYDKEKDEHWVKDLGSLNGTFVNDVRIPDQKYITLKLNDVIRFGYDSNMYVLEQIQHKVPEEALKHEKYTSQLQMNYKGTSMKRAEQPMEHGVYTESSQAKLEKGERKAITETNTYRTPLYGQPSWWGEDDANNKEDRRQEEHYSERSKEITQHEEELNGNISAYRDAQEQSVFAFRREPSYFEIPTKEFQQPSKSPETQVHEIPTKDVDAVVTPVVQSHASFTIEFDDGTPGKIKIKDHVTKFSLRQRRPYSKEPAHTEVMSAESKVADWLVQNDPSLMRRQSPGDDVYSTKSDLPVHVRTLKGSWSLTESCCVPSHPFPSPKKGNRHEDGTQSDSEDPVAPKAEKEPTTTGSERGAEQTKLQRQMRRDPHEMLHNKQAFVIEFFEDMPRKKRSQSFTHSAHSSQSDTDPGPKTKVEKRKNVLPAEKQGNAVPPNHQALAGKGSNSSSGTQRASSFKREKTEDRINSSSASASRGSARAYGSVGRKSKMAQDFMAEYLRETAQGGKPSAEKAAPLPMPVAPCVVVSSEPESVSAPPPEVKSAQGRRNDEEDSVSETGTYTIETESQDKEVEEARKMIDQVFGVLESPEFSRISSAFRPIIKGEKDDSGSHQHLISENGTSQKSALLQAFASKAVSGSQADVQMSAASQGSQKWVSRWASLADSYSDSGSVSGQGDGGAESGVTPKPGEPENAVPLRTRRLLPQLPPSDKSDSPTPTVLLCQDSYSEVTKRTIVKDHCGEGYGDPSSRLFIQEDLDPDSLSDASRSDDGFSVEKGKKYKENNKMLEQMGEDTRAESRQPGASRVSNVRAVSEPVPTSFYIGDDSNDARIPSKLSLSTSHARADKDSKDQEFSFKSAATTVPGKPPVKDVSAYINAAGKVLISLHQSLPQDQENTAGKETSSFVRQESFTKDKSSSSIPQNKLPHISSHPLLKDLEAVRSTRMDFGQETHLLLKDTETALAALEAKLLSQSQQLEPSEAAGQLEDSLSGDSDVDTASTVSLVSGKNVPVTAPKRKAVVSLQKEKSSSTPSIQDQCVQPSARDRLTEKRKTQTPEAPNRAEAAKRFQMKRSAGTRGSLDFTDDERSSSLPYLPVPDAVVSDHEHSVTRPVPRRKPFTQAAKEDQSKTTSNVQKIQQVLTRSNSLSTPRPTRASKLRRARLGDASDNECVDTEKTAANPEGGASGLKQSTETKKLSRLDILAMPRKRAGSFTVPSDSETTAQSRPGFSGRSAEAYRKAAVSEVRAAARKTAAAASAKQPFSRTRSSSVKYSSSSTSRRRQQGSDYTSTSEEEYGSNQSSPKHKRSHTSTATQTPRIRGSGLSKQKHNGRETDEDEDFDDPPDPYNFMAQTAEIAEIARLSQTLVKDVAILAREIHDVAGDGDSQSSSGIGPSASFSSMPNTPASTISAREEVIFDNLMLNPVSQLSHTIRENTENLAEKMKILFQNSERSWEEMEAKMNSENEVPILKTSNKEISSILKELRRVQKQLEVINAIIDPTGNLDVVASNKASAAAKQSTATKVRTVNTSGSTLETLSPAQMRNYTQKSNCGSSSLQDSNFIPDGERYVI; this is encoded by the exons AAACCAATACCTACCGCACCCCTCTGTATGGGCAGCCCTCGTGGTGGGGGGAAGATGATGCGAACAACAAGGAGGACAGAAGGCAAGAGGAACATTACTCAG AAAGATCAAAAGAGATAACCCAACATGAAGAGGAACTGAATGGTAATATCTCTGCTTATAGAGATGCCCAAGAACAGTCTGTGTTTGCCTTCCGGAGAGAGCCAAGTTACTTTGAGATTCCAACTAAAGAATTTCAGCAGCCATCAAAGTCTCCAGAAACACAGGTCCATGAGATCCCAACAAAGGATGTTGACGCTGTAGTAACCCCTGTTGTACAGAGCCATGCCTCTTTCACCATTGAATTTGATGATGGCACCCCCggtaaaataaagataaaagacCACGTAACTAAATTTTCGCTCAGGCAGAGAAGACCCTATAGTAAGGAACCAGCTCATACAGAAGTGATGTCAGCAGAGAGCAAGGTGGCTGATTGGCTTGTTCAGAACGACCCAAGCTTGATGAGACGACAGTCTCCAGGAGATGATGTCTACAGTACAAAGAGTGACCTGCCTGTGCACGTGAGGACGCTTAAAG GTTCCTGGTCGTTGACTGAATCGTGTTGTGTGCCTTCACACCCGTTCCCTTCTCCaaaaaaag GCAATAGGCACGAGGATGGGACGCAGAGCGACTCGGAAGACCCCGTGGCACCCAAGGCGGAGAAAGAGCCGACGACAACGGGCAGCGAGCGTGGGGCGGAGCAAACCAAGCTGCAGCGGCAGATGAGGCGCGATCCCCACGAGATGCTGCACAACAAGCAGGCCTTCGTCATCGAGTTCTTCGAGGACATGCCGCGCAAGAAGCGCTCCCAGTCCTTCACGCACAGCGCTCACTCCTCCCAGAGCGACACCGACCCGGGGCCCAAGACCAAGGTGGAAAAGCGCAAGAATGTGTTGCCAGCGGAGAAGCAGGGAAACGCCGTGCCGCCCAACCACCAGGCCCTGGCAGGCAAAGGCAGCAACAGCTCCTCCGGGACCCAAAGAGCAAGCTCCTTCAAGAGGGAGAAGACGGAGGATCGGATCAACTCTTCGTCCGCCTCTGCATCCAGAGGGTCAGCCAGAGCTTACGGGAGCGTTGGGAGGAAGTCTAAAATGGCTCAGGATTTTATGGCCGAGTACTTGCGGGAGACTGCCCAGGGTGGGAAGCCGAGTGCTGAGAAAGCGGCGCCTCTGCCCATGCCGGTAGCTCCGTGCGTGGTTGTGTCGTCTGAACCAGAGTCTGTCTCTGCCCCACCTCCGGAGGTAAAGtcagcccagggcaggaggaaCGATGAGGAGGACAGCGTGAGCGAGACAGGCACGTACACCATTGAGACAGAGTCACAGGATAAAGAGGTGGAGGAAGCACGAAAAATGATAGATCAg GTTTTTGGTGTTCTTGAGTCACCTGAATTTTCCAGAATCTCTTCAGCGTTTAGACCAATAATTAAAGGTGAAAAAGATGACTCTGGTTCTCATCAGCATCTAATCAGTGAGAACGGCACTAGTCAGAAGTCAGCCTTGCTCCAGGCATTTGCCTCAAaagctgtgagtgggtctcagGCTGATGTGCAG ATGTCTGCAGCATCTCAAGGGAGTCAGAAGTGGGTGTCTAGGTGGGCGAGCCTTGCTGACAGTTACTCTGACTCTGGATCTGTCTCTGGGCAGGGTGATGGAGGTGCAG AAAGTGGTGTCACCCCAAAACCCGGTGAACCAGAAAACGCTGTGCCTTTGAGAACAAGGCGccttctcccccagctcccGCCCAGCGATAAATCAGACAGCCCCACGCCCACGGTCCTGCTTTGCCAGGACTCCTACTCCGAGGTTACCAAGAGAACCATCGTGAAGGACCACTGCGGGGAAGGCTATGGCGATCCCAGCAGCCGCCTCTTCATCCAAGAAGACTTGGATCCAGATAGCCTCAGCGACGCCAGCAGGTCTGATGATGGCTTCAGTGTGGAAAAAGGCAAGAAATATAAAGAGAACAATAAAATGTTGGAGCAGATGGGTGAAGACACGAGAGCTGAGAGCCGGCAGCCAGGAGCCTCTCGGGTCTCAAACGTGAGAGCTGTAAGTGAGCCAGTTCCTACTTCGTTCTACATTGGTGATGACAGCAACGATGCGAGGATTCCCTCCAAGCTCTCTCTGAGCACATCCCATGCTCGAGCAGACAAAGACAGCAAGGATCAGGAGTTTTCCTTCAAGTCTGCTGCCACAACAGTTCCTGGAAAGCCACCGGTCAAAGATGTTAGCGCTTACATAAATGCAGCTGGAAAGGTGCTTATTTCCCTTCATCAGAGTCTTCCTCAAGATCaagaaaacacagcaggaaaggaaacatCGTCTTTTGTTAGGCAAGAAAGTTTTACCAAAGATAAATCAAGCAGTAGCATTCCTCAAAATAAACTCCCGCATATTTCGAGTCACCCCTTGCTTAAAGATTTAGAGGCTGTTCGGTCGACTCGTATGGACTTTGGTCAGGAGACTCATCTTCTCCTGAAGGACACTGAAACTGCCTTGGCAGCACTGGAAGCCAAGTTGCTCAGTCAAAGCCAACAGTTGGAGCCCTCGGAAGCTGCTGGTCAGCTGGAGGACTCCTTGTCTGGGGACTCTGACGTGGACACCGCCAGCACGGTCAGCTTGGTGAGCGGCAAAAACGTCCCGGTAACCGCCCCGAAGCGCAAAGCCGTCGTGAGCTTACAGAAGGAGAAATCTTCCTCCACGCCATCCATCCAGGACCAGTGTGTGCAGCCCAGCGCTCGGGACAGGCTGACGGAGAAGCGGAAGACGCAAACGCCGGAGGCACCAAACCGCGCCGAGGCTGCCAAACGCTTCCAGATGAAACGAAGCGCTGGGACTCGAGGGTCGCTCGACTTCACGGATGACGAGAGAAGCTCGAGCTTGCCCTACTTGCCGGTCCCTGACGCGGTCGTGTCCGACCACGAGCATTCGGTAACCCGGCCGGTTCCACGAAGGAAACCTTTCACTCAGGCGGCCAAGGAGGACCAGAGCAAAACGACCTCGAACGTGCAGAAAATCCAACAAGTTCTCACCCGCTCCAACAGTTTATCCACCCCACGGCCCACGAGGGCCTCGAAGCTACGCCGTGCCCGGCTGGGAGACGCGTCAGACAACGAATGCGTCGACACCGAGAAGACGGCCGCCAACCCCGAAGGCGGCGCTTCGGGCCTCAAGCAGTCCACGGAGACGAAGAAGCTGTCCCGGCTGGACATCCTCGCCATGCCCAGGAAACGGGCGGGTTCCTTCACGGTGCCCAGCGACTCGGAGACAACGGCGCAGTCGAGGCCGGGCTTCTCAGGCCGGAGCGCGGAGGCCTATCGCAAGGCGGCTGTTTCAGAGGTTCGAGCCGCAGCGAGGAAAACGGCAGCCGCGGCCTCTGCGAAGCAGCCTTTCAGCAGGACACGTTCCAGCAGCGTCAAGTATTCCTCATCGTCCA CATCAAGGCGGAGACAACAGGGTTCAGATTACACTTCCACTTCGGAGGAGGAATATGGCTCAAATCAAAGCTCCCCTAAACACAAACGCTCCCATACTTCAACAGCCACACAAACACCGAGGATACGTGGCTCTGGGCTGAGCAAGCAGAAGCACAACGGCCGAGAAACGGACGAGGATGAAGATTTTGATGACCCCCCTGACCCCTACAACTTCATGGCTCAGACGGCAGAGATAGCAGAAATAGCCAG GCTCAGCCAGACCTTGGTGAAGGATGTGGCCATTCTTGCTCGAGAGATTCACGATGttgctggggatggggactcACAGAGTTCATCAGGGATAGGACCAAGCGCCTCCTTCAGCTCTATGCCCAACACTCCTGCTTCCACCATATCAGCAAGAGAAGAG GTGATCTTTGACAATCTGATGCTGAACCCGGTGTCCCAGTTATCACATACGATCcgtgaaaatacagaaaacctAGCTGAAAAAATGAA GATTCTGTTTCAAAACTCAgaaaggagctgggaggagatggaggCCAAAATGAATTCAGAAAATGAAGTGCCAATCCTGAAGACATCAAACAAG GAAATCAGTTCTATCctgaaggagctgaggagagttcaAAAACAGCTTGAAG TGATAAATGCTATCATTGACCCTACTGGAAACTTGGATGTAGTTGCCAGTAACaaagcatctgctgctgctaaaCAATCTACAGCCACTAAAGTCAGGACTGTTAACACTTCTGGATCCACACTGGAGACTTTGTCCCCAGCACAGATGAGAAACTACACACAGAAATCGAACTGTGGGTCATCCAGCTTACAAGATTCCAATTTCATTCCAGATGGAGAGAGATACGTGATCTGA